In Tachysurus vachellii isolate PV-2020 chromosome 10, HZAU_Pvac_v1, whole genome shotgun sequence, the following proteins share a genomic window:
- the LOC132852351 gene encoding zinc finger protein 513 codes for MPRRKQSNPQPVKLGPEDAVGIGNPEGLVLESDFLLEQDFGENDYKIIGFERDSDSVTADMGIPAYAFSDEDCSSYNRLSMESDFEDPRDTESEREDMGGDSAFAPYLSCRQCGQLLGDPLSGALDVAGLYCLQCGGEAKEAEKKHEQGKEAGSAQGSQQKGHTAKSGPNSYKIYSCKLCSFTSRYSNHLKRHMKTHNGEKPYQCQHCTYASAQLVNLQRHVRTHTGEKPYKCDYCTFACNSLGNLKRHRRMHTQEKPNKCSQCEYRASSSHTLKRHMMVHKTDASTAVVEESVGSDLSLHISADSDFLQSIGGLHADRQPPSLLEAEALGQESEPMAELLFPFTCRVCGLALEDEEGEAMHICSKCTLDMLDKSSPSSPEKGDKLFSCTSCPFITQYPNHLVRHMKTHSGEKPYKCPQCNYASAHFDNLKRHHRVHTGEKPYKCHLCDYACGNLANLKRHERIHSGAKPFQCSVCSYSCNQSMNLKRHMLRHTGEKPFKCPECAYTTGHWDNYKRHQKKHGHSPDGWMKMPLPEKEDEEEEGEM; via the exons ATGCCCAGAAGAAAACAATCAAATCCACAACCTGTTAAAT TGGGTCCTGAAGATGCTGTTGGCATTGGGAATCCAGAGGGTTTGGTACTGGAGAGTGATTTCCTCCTTGAACAGGATTTTGGAGAGAATGATTACAAGATCATAGGATTCGAGAGAGACTCTG ATTCAGTAACTGCTGACATGGGAATTCCAGCATACGCCTTCAGTGATGAGGACTGCTCCAGTTACAACCGCCTCAGCATGGAAAGTGACTTTGAGGACCCCAGAGACACTGAGAGTGAGCGGGAGGATATGGGCGGAGACTCAGCCTTTGCCCCGTACCTCTCGTGCCGGCAGTGTGGCCAGCTTCTTGGTGATCCCCTTAGTGGAGCATTAGACGTAGCAGGGCTTTACTGCCTTCAGTGTGGTGGTGAAGCGAAGGAAGCAGAAAAGAAACATGAACAGGGAAAGGAAGCTGGGTCTGCACAGGGCTCCCAGCAGAAAGGACACACAGCGAAGTCTGGCCCTAACTCCTACAAAATTTACTCATGCAAACTGTGCAGCTTTACCTCGCGCTACTCCAACCACTTGAAGCggcacatgaaaacacacaatgGCGAGAAGCCATACCAGTGCCAGCACTGCACATACGCTTCAGCTCAGCTGGTTAACTTACAGagacatgtgcgcacacacactgggGAGAAGCCATACAAATGTGACTATTGTACATTCGCCTGTAACTCCCTAGGCAACCTAAAGAGGCATCGGCGCATGCACACTCAGGAGAAGCCCAACAAGTGTAGCCAGTGTGAATACCGTGCAAGTAGCAGCCACACCCTGAAACGACATATGATGGTACATAAGACAGATGCATCCACAGCCGTGGTGGAAG AGAGTGTTGGGTCTGATCTGAGTCTGCACATTAGTGCTGATTCAGACTTCCTGCAAAGTATTGGAGGCCTGCATGCTGATCGCCAGCCCCCGAGTCTGTTGGAGGCTGAGGCTCTAGGCCAGGAGTCAGAGCCCATGGCTGAGCTGCTTTTCCCCTTCACATGTCGTGTGTGTGGCTTGGCCCTGGAAGATGAGGAAGGAGAGGCCATGCACATCTGCAGCAAGTGCACTCTTGACATGCTAGATAAGAGCTCTCCATCTAGCCCAGAGAAAGGAGACAAACTTTTCTCATGCACTTCATGCCCCTTCATCACACAGTACCCCAACCACCTGGTGCGGCACATGAAGACTCACAGTGGGGAAAAGCCTTACAAATGTCCGCAGTGTAACTACGCCTCAGCCCACTTCGACAACTTGAAACGCCACCACCGTGTGCACACAGGTGAGAAGCCTTACAAGTGCCACCTGTGCGATTATGCTTGCGGAAACCTGGCTAACCTTAAGCGACACGAGCGCATCCACTCTGGTGCCAAGCCCTTCCAGTGTTCCGTGTGCAGCTACAGCTGTAACCAGAGCATGAACCTAAAGCGCCACATGTTACGCCACACTGGCGAGAAACCGTTTAAGTGCCCAGAGTGTGCTTACACTACAGGCCACTGGGACAACTATAAACGGCACCAAAAAAAGCACGGCCACTCCCCTGATGGGTGGATGAAGATGCCATTGCCAGAGAAGGAAGACGAAGAAGAGGAAGGCGAGATGTAG
- the plaat1l gene encoding phospholipase A and acyltransferase 1, translating to MGLHNSHPKLYPGDILEFPRNKYFSQFGVYYGERDSVPYVAHLTGRDSEAKFLVYGRALNATVKLDPIDVVGKKYKVNNYLDEKHPPRDFYSHIKPEIEDAMTKTFTYDILFHNSEHQATLLRYGVKKSEQIDKVYSKIVRTWREPFQKKKF from the exons ATGGGTCTG CACAATTCACACCCAAAGCTCTACCCAGGAGATATACTTGAATTCCCTCGAAACAAGTATTTCTCCCAGTTTGGAGTTTACTatggagaaagagacagtgtcCCCTATGTTGCACATTTAACAGGCAGAG ACTCTGAGGCAAAGTTCCTGGTCTATGGTCGGGCTTTGAATGCCACTGTGAAGCTGGACCCAATTGATGTAGTtgggaaaaaatacaaagtgAACAATTACCTGGATGAAAAGCACCCACCTCGAGACTTCTACTCCCACATCAAGCCAGAGATTGAAGATGCAATGACTAAAACCTTCACCTATGATATACTGTTCCACAACAGTGAACACCAGGCAACACTATTACGCTATGGAGTCAAAAAGTCAGAGCAA ATTGACAAGGTTTACTCAAAGATAGTTCGAACCTGGCGTGAACCCTTCCAGAAGAAGAAATTTTGA